A stretch of DNA from Halodesulfovibrio aestuarii DSM 17919 = ATCC 29578:
ATTTGAGGAGAAGAAGCGTTATAGTAATGGGTAGTATAAGTTCGAATATGCGATTGCTTTGACTTGAATAGCAGCAACGTATCCTTCCACTTTTTTTCTTCATCGGCAGGTCTATCTTTAATCATCTTTAATACTTCATAAACATTCAAATGTGGAGAGTCTAATTTACTTGCCGGTTCAATCAATTCTGTGGCTTCTTCAACAAAGCCAGCCGTAAGAAGCAATCGGCCTTTGTTAGCAATTGCTAATGAATAGCCTAAGTTAGAAGATTTATTATAATAGTCGACAGACATTATAGGAAAACCCATGTCTGAAGCGAGCACACCCAAATTGTTCAAGGAAACATCATGTGTTGCATTCAAGCTAAGTACCTTGATGTAATTAGGCATTGCCAAGCTATACTTCTTGCCTTTACTTGCAAGATATGCAGCATTAAATAATGCACTTTCATCTTCACTAAGATAGTCTGAAGCACAATCGGCGCAAAAAAGGGCTTGCATTTCATTGCCAAGCTCTACTTCAACGTCACTAAGCAATAAATAAACCCTACCTACCTGTTTTTCAAAAAGAGACGGATCTAAAAGTGCAACAAGTTCCTCTTTTGCCTCTTCTACTCTTTTTATCTTAATTAATACATTCACATATTCTAACGTGGACTCAGCATACAAAAATTTAGATAAAACACTGTTACGATACTTTTCCCAAAGTTCTAGACTAGCTTCTTCCTGAGAAACAGACAAATAGCATGTTGACAAATTTTGTAAGACAACAAAAAGAACATCCTCATCATTTGTACTTGATGCAAGAGATTTCAATTTCCTTAATGCCTCAATTTCACCACCCTTAGTATATAAAGAACAAAAGAAAATGGACTGAGTCTTTATTATTTCAGCCTCATCAGAAATCGTCATGAGGTGTTTTTGAAAAATATCTTTCCCTTCTAACACATTGCCCTTATGCAGCTTATCAATTGCTTCAAACAAACCAATATTGACGTCTCCCTCACCTGCTTTAGAAACATCTTCGTGAGGCTCTCCAGAAACATTCGCCACTTCAGCTTGGGCTATGCTTTCCTGATCAGAAGAATCTTTAGTGTGAAGTTCGAATGAAGTTTTATCATTCGCAAAAGAACACTTTGTAGTTCTTTCCAAAAGATTACTAAGTGGTCTCCTAAAAAGCATACAAAAGATAATCACAGTCACACATACAGCGACAATACCTATTACATATGGAGGGATTTGCATAAGACCTTCTAGCACTTTAATATATTAATCTT
This window harbors:
- a CDS encoding tetratricopeptide repeat protein; this encodes MQIPPYVIGIVAVCVTVIIFCMLFRRPLSNLLERTTKCSFANDKTSFELHTKDSSDQESIAQAEVANVSGEPHEDVSKAGEGDVNIGLFEAIDKLHKGNVLEGKDIFQKHLMTISDEAEIIKTQSIFFCSLYTKGGEIEALRKLKSLASSTNDEDVLFVVLQNLSTCYLSVSQEEASLELWEKYRNSVLSKFLYAESTLEYVNVLIKIKRVEEAKEELVALLDPSLFEKQVGRVYLLLSDVEVELGNEMQALFCADCASDYLSEDESALFNAAYLASKGKKYSLAMPNYIKVLSLNATHDVSLNNLGVLASDMGFPIMSVDYYNKSSNLGYSLAIANKGRLLLTAGFVEEATELIEPASKLDSPHLNVYEVLKMIKDRPADEEKKWKDTLLLFKSKQSHIRTYTTHYYNASSPQIEGKWFLENDVAVVIKQENNIFKAVWEEGKTDQCSLTFTFTNSSCAGTFKKEPISSPSWVSGSTTEFLGYLANNSLILFSEKDSENEEFVLTRSGHGNA